CGCTCGAGTTTCAGATCCGACTGGGGGCGGGCCATGCAGGTCAGCGCGTAGTTCTCGGCTTCCTCCTCGGTAAAGCCTCGCGCTGCGGGCTGGGTGACTTCTCCCTCGACGATCTCGGCCGAACAGGCCAGACACATCCCGACCCGACAGGAGTACTCCTGGGCGATCCCCTCCTCGAGA
This genomic window from Natronococcus occultus SP4 contains:
- a CDS encoding 2Fe-2S iron-sulfur cluster-binding protein is translated as MTEYTVEFVGTGESITCTDKETILSRCLEEGIAQEYSCRVGMCLACSAEIVEGEVTQPAARGFTEEEAENYALTCMARPQSDLKLERGKYPPSIEGDLAGGEPARADD